From the genome of Hippocampus zosterae strain Florida chromosome 8, ASM2543408v3, whole genome shotgun sequence:
TGTCACGAAGCTGTGACGATTGACCTTCATCGACTTCGGACTTTATGTGGACACCAGTCCATACGAACATGTTGATATCACCATCGCCTTTCTGGTTTTGAAGCGACTCTCCATCCTCCTCCTTAATGTGGGGGGGCTCTGccgtctcctcctcctgctgcttttCTTCTTGACTATCCGCCGACATCTGTTGAATGTCTTCGCCAGACGAGGGAAGCAAATGCAGATGGGATGTTGGGATGACTAGAATTTTGGCACAAATTTCAGGTTATTGCTGGgctaaaatattaatatttattcggGATCAAGATAGTAATAGCTaacaaaaactgacaaaaataagtacaactaaaagtaaaaaaacacttTCGTTGATGGGATTTTAAACAAATAactgaaattgcattttagattttatatatataaacaaacgAAAATTACCTATAATTGAAGCGAAAATATTCTCAGATTTCGTCTTTGCCAGGACTCATTTTAAATGCAGATATTTACCTTGTTTGGTCTTGCTGTACAGTCATACCAATGAAGGAAAaactcagtttaaaaaaaaaaactaaaactaaaaccaatACAAAACAGCGGTGTCACAATTACATCTATTGGTCAACAATTAATTGATGGTCAAATCAACCGACAACTATGTTGATAAGTAATGAATCACTTAGAgccatgaattaaaaatgatccCAACTGTGATTTCAGCCTCGCAAAGGTATTGTAATTTCTGTAGTTCTTCATCAAGGCTAACTGAAtatcttttgtgttttgtgtttcatcaaaagaaaacatttgcacCGTTTTGTTCAACAAGCAATATTAGGCTCGAAAGTGGACCTAGGTGATGTTGGGCAGGTGAATTTCGGTGATTGGTCGTATTTGTCGAAGGTTAAGGCCACGTTAAGCTTTTGTACACGTACATTAAGCGATTTAGGCTGTGCCGTCTAAAATATATACAGAGTCAATAAACATGTGAGCATAGAACTATCGTTAACCAACCTGCTCTGTGTAGTGGAACATGAGGTTTGAGAACAGCGTGCAGTAGTTCGCCTTGTCGCTCTTTTTCCTCTTTGGTCCGACAAAGCTCCTCCTCGTACTCCGCTATGGTTCTCTCAAACAGTTCAAATATCTCATCGACAGCCACGTTTAGTCGCTGCTTCATCAACGTTCTTAAAATTCGGACtttacacatatttttttttgacgcAGTCGCGGTAGCTTTCTGCTCTGGTTAGCTTTGTTGGGAAGTTGAGCGTTGCGGGTTACTGCGCATGCGTAAAACATCCTCCAATTTTGAGGCGTCGACGGGACGCCTTGAAGGACGAAAACATTTGACACGTTTGACTTGGAGAGAAATTAGTTTATCGAGCCGTTTTTCCatatgcttttaaatccagttgAAGGTCCTCATTTATAAGTGAATGAaatatcattttgaaaaatgtgttgtttgaattttgatttctttcagcaggttcattttttttaaatatatattttttcagttaTTGCACCTTCCCCAATGccctaaaaaagaaaatgaacgttaaaaaagatgttttaaaaaataaatcatttgatTTTGCTTGAACATGTATCGTAAGGTAGTTAAGATTTAAAACAAAAGGCGTTAATATTTCTGAAGTTGCCCACTATGAGCTTTAACTGCTGCCCCGACCTCCAAATATGTAATGACATGAAGACAGGCGGGTACACAaagattttccatttttattgacatttttggaCAGTTTATTTTCCAGTGTCATCCGTAACCGTTCACACTTCATTTGCATAACTTTCCATGGTAGCTAGGAGGTGATGCAAACGCAAGGCAGGATGACTTTCAGCGTGCTCAACTTTAGCTCTccggagaaaaataaaatcaacatcaaCCAACGTCACCACCGCCCTAGTTTACAACCTCCTAGTCTTTAAGGctgatgtttggaaaaaaataaaataaaattggggGTCATTGCTGTAAAACAGAAAATCTGCCGAGCAACTGgaagacaaactggactggacacTGACCCCCAAACATCGGACGAGATGACTGTCGACACATGATCTCATTatttttaagcttttttttttgtgtgaggtTTGATGCGCCAGAGGTgtattagtgttttttttttgttttttttaaaggaagttGCATCATCTCCAAGCATCTGGCAGTTTTGCGTCAAAAGTGAACCATAAGGCGACGAGGTGTCACAAGTAGATGGACGcacaaataacaaatacttgAACACGAGTGTACCGGGTGGGACGAATAGAGCTGCCCCCCCTGTCCCCAAAGAACTCTGGATTAAAAGGGcagccccaccaaaaaaatgaaataacatgtcaggattttttttttttgttgaagcaCTGACAGGTGAGCGAGTACTGAGGGACTTTGAAGGGGTCAGCGGTCAGTCCAAGAGgggtgaggaaaggttttctggGGTGAGGATCGGGAAAGATTGTGGCTGGATGTGGATGTGGATGATGTTCTTTAAAAGCGTTTAGGCCCCCACGGGGAGGCCTTGGCGGCGGCCACCGGGGCCCCAAAGCTGGGGAAGTCCTCGGAGCTGCTCATGTCAGGAGCCTATTtagacattaaaacaaaaagaagaatcaTTAAAATAAGTGAAAAATCTTGCCGTTCAATacctataaaaaaaattatcgttGCTGTCCACAAATCAATACCAATTGTCcttcattttgttatttttttaaattcaatattcacaattttaagctgtaaattaaaaaaaaaaacactggtgcTCTTGAAGGCAAATTAGAAAAGTTGCAAAAACTTAAAAATGTTCTCATCCTGCAGAATCTGCGTGGCATAATTGTCATCTGTATTTAACTTCTGGATGTTTTCAGACAAGGTGTGAAAATTGTACGGGAAGGTAGATTTAGGTCTGCTTGTTTTGTTATAATCAAACGTAGATTTTTGCGAAGCTCTGTTGCATATTAATGCAAGTTCTTCAAAGTTAACTTTAGAGATTAATTCAAAATATTGAAAGCAAGTTAActcagttttattcatttccttTGGCGGCTATAACCTCTGTGCAGCCAAATTTAAATGagagattgactttttttcggtggggggaggaggagggtgaaAACATTGTTCCCCAACACTTTATTGACATGttcctgaacaggacattttaaatgaacaagACAGCAGAGAAAGTGACAGGCTCACCTTCTCGTTGCCGGTGGTCCAGGGAGCCTCCCTCACTACGAAACCTTTAGAGGGGCCGCGATTCTCATCAGCGGCCGCGTGGCTGCCCCCCGAGGGCCTCATGTACGCCATTTTTGCCTCATTCTCAACCACGTCTGCCAGCTGAAACCCAAATTGCGTTAATATCCACGACCGCGCCAGACAAgaggtgagggggaaaaaaaaataaactcacgTATTCTTCTTCGAGGTTCAACAGGTGGTCGATGGCTTCGTCCACCAGCTCGGGACGACCCGTCACTGTCACCAGGTTGGGGTCGGCGGCTCCGCTCTGAGGAAACCTGAGATCAACCTGGAAAGGACAAGAGTgggaaaaatacggtagttggaCTTTTTCCGTGACCACAATATTTCTGCATTGAAATGCTACTCATCCATTCCAGAAAAAACTAAACGTGTATTTCGGAAGGAAAGCAGCATTTCCATTTGCACTTTCCAAAAAGAGAGTATAAACGCCTCCGCACCTTGAATTCATCCATGATGCGGCGGATGCCCTTTCCACGGGCGCCGATGATGCGGGCATGGACCCGGCTGTCCAGAGTGATGTCCTCAGAGAtcatctcctccagctcctctacGATGGCCTGGATGGCGTCGCCTGCAGCTATGGCTTTGTGCTCATACCCTGTAATGGTAATCTGGTCCTGTGgcgagaaggggggggggggggggggggacctcaaACTGCCTGAAATACactaaaaacaaataatgtatAACTCTGTCATCATTTTACTATAATCGTGACGTGAAAACGTCATCATTTGAGATGATGTCAACGCGTATAGTTGAATGCAGATCTTTGCCCTCCTGAGGGTTAAGGTGGGAGAATGCCGTTAATATCTTTCAGACCATTTGTGATTAAGAGCCCGAAAAATAAATGAGACTTGACTACATTTCCAAGCTCCAACACGCATAGAAAATAAAGCCTACCGACCGAACTGAAATTGTTTTCCCCTCCAAACTCTATCGAGATGTCGATTTGAATTCATGGAATTGTTCAgccccagggcggcccggtagtccagtggttagcacgtcgtcttcacagtgcagaggtaccgggttcgattccagctccagcctccctgtgtggagtttgcatgttctccccgggattgcgtgggttttctccgggtgctccggtttcctcccacattccaaaaacatgcctggcaggctgattgaacactctaaattgtccctaggtgtggttgtgagtgcgaatggttgttcgtttctgtgtgccctgcgattggctggcaactgattcagggtgtcccccgcctactgcccgaagacagctgggataggctccagcaccccccgcgaccctagtgaggatcaagcggctcggaagatgaatgaatgaatgaatgaatgttcagccCCACAGCGATCTGACAAAAATCGCTCAAGTTTCTGTTTGAGGCGCACGCCGATGTCCAAATAGCTGCAAAATCTTCACATAAAGTCAACGGGGCAGCCTTCCTCCGCTGTCTTTCCGAGCATGTTttcttgagtcttttttttttgtggattctaCTTATGATAGCCATGCCCACCTAATTCTATGTTGCCAAGACGATTTTCAGCAGTGCATGGGGGGGGGAAGCCCTGAAAACGGCGATTTATTGCGCCTAAAACAAGTTACAGGGATCATACCTGGTTTTCATCACTCTTTTCCGGGAACTGGATGTTAACATCGTGCTCAGTGCGGATGTTGGTAATAATGGCGCCCTTGCGACCGATGATCTTGGGGTGATATTTGGGGTCCACAGTGATGGTCAGTTTGAAGCTCCTGAGTGCCTGCGTGCGGTAACAACCAGTTGAAGATGTTTCTCGTACGTTTCAGGCGGGCAGCAAAATCTTCCCGGAGCGTCACGACACCAACCCGATCTTCCTGCTCGACCTGCAACTCCTTGACGCGCTCCAATAGTCCTTCTTTGGCACGCTCCAGGTGATTGGCCAAGCCAGTGATGGCGATTTTATCGGActgctgctcaggagcaggcacTTGAATATTTACCTGCCGGGAGGGATTGAACTCATTTGCATTTACAAGGCagtaaaatttgattttttttatttatgtgtgtgtcagtgtaaaCAGATGCAAATTCATTCTGATTTTGCACAGGATGGAATACACATTCCATAGCCGAGATTGTCATTCCCCATTGTGTGGACATTTTAAGATAAGGTGTCAacattttaacaaaacaaaaaacatgcctaTTATAGTtgaacaccgcccccccccccaaaaaaaaattcttgagtTCCTCCAGACTTAATTACCGTTTCTACTAACCTCAAATTCGTCCATCATCTTGCGAATACCACTTCCTTTCTGCCCGATGATGTAACGATGAAGCTCAAAAGGCACTTCCACCTCAATGGTGACGGGAACCAAAGCCTAAAAGCCACAAACAAAAGTTAGccaaaacaacatcatcaaACCGGCGTCCGGCGGTTTGTCTCGGTTGTTTCGATACAAACCTTCAGTGCTTCCGCAGCAGCCTCGCATCGCTCCTTGCGGCCGGAAATCACAATCACATCGCATTTCTTAGGTGCATGTGGATCGACGGGCTCCTTCACTTCGCAGTTGGCGTCGCCGTTCTCCTGGATGGCCTCCACAGCTGACAGAGAACCAAGACCACAAATTCAATTGAAGCTCTTTCATCAGAAGTTTACGGTAAACCCTTTGTCACTTATATGCTAAACTAAAAGCCGCGTTAATGCAAAATGTGCGTTTtcttagcaaaaaaatgtaaaaaaaaaaaaaaagtgaatttagtATAAATTTAATTTCTGATTCAACATTAATGCTATTAAGtggttattttatatttttcaaaaggttttaatttttagaaaaaaatgagaagcattaaaaaataaaaatcaggcagcatttaattttttattaggGATATTATTGCCCTTAGCCTCCATCTCcaaattttgtgttttaatataaaattgttttagtcatttaaaaaatattttggaattaCAAGTGACAATATTTCTCAAAATATCAGGGGGTTGAGGGGTTAATAAGTTTATTTAGCGTTTGTGTGGCCAATAAAAGCAtattactttttaaattttggacattttcacaaagaagtgggcattcatttttaaatacagaGCTCCAtgcttataaaaaataaaataaaattaagcagCAATGTGCTTGTAACATAAATACAAaccaaccccctcccccaccccaaaaagggGGATCTGTGGATGCAAAATGCGAGCTGGGCGCTTGTAAAAAATTGGGGAGATACAAtctttggggcaaaaaaaaatgttttggggtgatgcatgttttttcttcttcagattgttttttttttttaaagcttgagAGAAACAAGTTCAAATTTGGGGGATTCATCCCAACAGTGTGCATAAGGCTGCATTATTTGGCCCAAGAAATTTGGTTACGGGTGTCGATCATTAAATGATGTCAATGACTTCGCCATCTAACAACCAAGAAGCTATTTGTTGTTATCAAACGGCCACAGTTGCACAATTTGAAGAACCCCCGTGTATTCGAGTGAAATTTCATTCTTCCCTTACCTTGCGGGTCCTCGCGATCAGGAAACTTAATGTGTACGTTGTGATCTCGAGTGATCTGCTGGATTCGGGAGCCCTTGGGGCCCATGATGGAACGATGGAATTTCTGAGCAATGGTGCACTCAATGGTCACTTGAGCATCCTGCAGGggcgtgggggggaggggttgatTTAAGAGCATTAAAGCGGTTTTGTAATTGAGGATGAAAACGCGGCGTACTCACCAGGTCCTCCACAATCTCCTGCATGCGCTTTTTGGCCGCCTCCACACACTCTTTGGCTCCTTTGAGGGTGACCCTGTCGCTCTGCGTGCCAGTCCGGGGGAAGCTCACCATCACGCCGCCGTACTCGTCGGCGAGGTCCCGCAGGACTTGACCGCGGCGAGAGACAAAGTAGCGGTGGTGCTTGGGGTCCACACTCATCATGTCCTCGACGACGTTGTCCTGCGAGgagagcgtgcgtgcgtgtgtgtgtgtgttaagcttCAAGGCGGTCCATttaggtttttgttttccccgCTAATGtccaatttgaaatattttcccgcttcccttaacccgttcactcccaaagacgtatttagacgtcttttcaggAACCACAtatttaatcccagctccttgttttatattgactgtacttgaaaagggtcCAAAAAGCCATTTGCAGACCCTTTTCTTCTGAAAAAGACAtgaaatacgtctttgggagtgaatgagtgaaaacGGGAACtaagcccttttttttcatccaaggcTCAGTTTGTGAACGTcgccaaactcagaaaacaggtgagccgtgatgtcattttcaggccgcATCGGGTGGCAAAATGGATCGAACCGACAACCTCAAATCACCCAATACGAATCCGATAAATCGACATACCAAGCCCTTGATGAGGTCCTCCAGCTCCTTCTGCGCGTCGCGAACGGCCTCCTCTGTGCCGATGACCGTGATGAGCTCCTGGTCTTTGTCCTCGGCAGTGGGGAAGATGATCCTCGCACCGGTGCTGTCACGCACCTTGCGGATGTTGCCGCCGCCTTTGCCGATGAGGAACTTGTGGTACTCGGGCTTGGCGCGCAGCTCGGCCGTGTGGTTCTTCGTTTGCTGATGGGATTAGAAAGGATTCAGGAATTTGATCATTTGGGGGAGAAGAAAATAACGTTTGATTCTTGGAGAGACTGCGCAGACCAGAGACGAGGTAAACATCAGGTACCTTCTCCTCAGCCAGAGCCAGAAGTTGTTGCTTGGCtttctccacctcctccacGGGGCCCCGAATGGTGACTTTGTCAATACCGGAGCCTTCGCTGGGGAAGTGGATGTGCACGCCGCCACACTCCTCCATGATGGAACGCACAAAGCGGCCCTTGGAGCCGATCAAGGAGTTATGCAGCTTGGAGGGAATGGACACCTCCAGCTCCGTGATGTTTGCCTAGTCACGAGACATTCAATGAAGTTGAGGGCGCCTTTGAGATGAAAAGTTTCATtcgtttttctttgaaaatggcaacgctttaaaatgacatcatcatggTAAAATCCGTATTTCCTAAGCTTTTTCcaggtcaaatttaaaaacataaaaaaatgtctcaaaaccCTGATGCGCTACAAACCGAGACATTTGTTTTAATCAGCATAAAACAATACATTGAGGGACACAAAGCAATTGCTGAATGTTTCGGGTGTGAGCTAACGAATGGCTCATCATACATACAAAATCCGCTTTGCTTTAGGGGACCGAGACGCTTGCGGCGACACGACTTGGCCGAGTGAAATGAGTTCATCGTTGATTGATTCGAACGCCCTTCTCTTGCCGAACGCGCACATTTGGTAAGTGACGGCGGAATCGGTAAAAAGAAGCCATGCTCGGGCAGGAGTGAACTTTTCTGATTCCAAAAGCCCAAACTGAAGTCACAACCTTATTGTTCTACGGAGATGCTTTGAAGTGTTAACGAGCAGACCTGCAGGCTTGTTGCGGCCGGTGGCCTCTGCGCATatgttgttgccccccccccaaaaaaaaaggcgaatCAGAAACTACGTGCTCCATTAATAGCTGATTGTCCCGTGCACGGCGTGTGTCCGGGACAATAAGCTGTTCAACATGTTCGAGAGAACCGCTTCACGTCATACCAGTTCCTTCTGAATGGCCAAAATGCGAACTCGCGCGGCCTCACAGTTGGCCTTCTTGCCCGTGATGATGATCATCTCGGAGTTGCTGTTCTCGGCAGGCAGGTCAATTTTAGTGTTGGTTTCCTCACgaatcttaaaaataaataaataaataaataagtttaAAAAGGAAAGTCAAAGCACACCATGACACATACAAGCGCTTTatgatatatatacatatatggacaaaatacattCTAACTTGGTCTAATCTACTATAGTACTCATCtagtatttattgctttcccATTAATaattttttcacccccccacgAAATGCACCGTAGGACGTCCGATTCCGTTTTCAACTTTCCAAACATGCTTTTTACCTTTTTGATGTTTGAGCCACCTTTCCCGATAATGTTCCTGTGGAACTGCTTGAAGATCGGGACGGAGACGGAGAAGCTGTTCTCCATCTGGTGGAAGCACTCAAGGTTAGTATTTAACGTGACAAGAATgcaaagtctcttttttttttttttttttaccatttcggCTACAATCTTCTGCATGAACTTGGAACACTTTTCCACTTCGGTTCGCGGGCCCCTCAGCTGAACAATATCACTTTTTTGCGCAGGGTCGGGGAAGTTGATGATGACCTAAATAGACGCATGGAAGGAAAAAGGAGATGTTGTTCGACACAAATCGAGTTCACGGGCGTCTTTGGATTAATACGAAGGCAAACGGTAAGAACGGGATTTTTCACTCGTATGTTTGCGCTTTGGGAAAATGCATTCCGGTTTCTACGGCAGCGGTGGCCACGCCCAGCTGCCACATAAGTGGAGGTGTACTTTCGAAATACTGTAAATGTgcaccagaagaaaaaaaaatttcaccgCTTTTACTCATGTTTTAGGTTTTTAACCACAGTGCTGTTTCAAAGTCTGATTTTTAGTATAGTGGGATTATGCAAAGtagtgtcaaaatgtgaacatcctAGCTGCttgtgtaatttcacacttgatcgCTACTGGCAGATCcctcataagaaaaaaaaaaaatcacagatgcAAGTATACAAGTAATAGAAATTCTCCTTTGCGTCAAATGTTCTATTGAGGGAAATAAGGTTCCAGTTCACCTCTGGGAATTTATCCCGCACTTCTTTGATCTTCTCCCCCTTTTGACCGATGATGGCTCTGTGAAAACGCTGTTCGATGATCAGATCCTTTGTACGCTCGTTCTCCTGCAAGGGGGGGTGGACGTGGATTGAGTAACAACGACGAAAGCGTGAAGGCACTTGGGTGCGCAAGTGCACTGACCATGCGTGACGCAAGCTCTAACAGCTCCTTCTTGGCCTCCTGTACACCCTGGGGGTCCCCCTCGATGCGGATCAGGGTACTCTTCTCGTGGTCGGGGGGGATACGGACGGTCACTTTGTGTAGCTCCTTAATGcggttgactttaaaaaaaataaagaaaaaagaaaaggaaaaacaattttttttttttggttaacggGACAGTTTTAATTGGTTATCGGGACAGTTGCCGGGCAGATTATGGCACATGCACAGCACGAGTGCTTACTGTTAGCGCCAGCTTTCCCAATCAGATGTCTGTGAAATTTGGGATCCACACTGATCTCTGTGTAGTCCATGCGACTTATCTGTAAACGAAAAGTAGACGCgcaatgaagaagaagaagaagaaaatgtgggCAGATGGTGCCACCGGATTGGTCTGAAGTCTTAACTCACCAGGTCCGCAACAATGGCTTCaaattggctgtgcatcatCTGCACATCTTTGGTGGGACCTTCCAGGGCAATCTTATCTTCTCCCTCAGTGAACTCAATGTGCACCTGCATGGAGTACATATGCattagggtggggtggggtggggggctggggggctgAACAGTTTAACGATCTTCATGGATAATGGATTCCATTTGACCCACCTTGGGCATTTGTTGGGTAATTTTGGCCAAGTTCTGCCCCTTCTTGCCAATGATGAATCGATGGAGCCAAG
Proteins encoded in this window:
- the hdlbpa gene encoding high density lipoprotein binding protein a; this encodes MSSVAVLTQESFNERRIGLLPEQGGAAAAAAMEASGAAGGQEEDALPTYKDAFPPLPEKSASPEGTQETASAWANKMRSLKSSVITQVFHVPLEERKYKDINQFGDGEQGKVCVDIMHKTGAHLELSLAKDQGLSIMVSGKLDAVMKARKEIVSRLQTQASATVGIPKEHHRFVIGKNGEKLQELELKTATKIQIPRPDDPSNQIKISGTKEGLEKAKHEILLISAEQDKRAVERVNIDKVYHPFITGAYNKLVGEMTQETGARINVPPPSVNKTEIVITGEKEQVALAVAMIKKVYEDKKKNATTIAVEVKKSQHKYVIGPKGNTLQEILDRTGVSVEIPPSDSSSETVILRGEPDRLGQALTEVYAKANSYTVSSVTAPSWLHRFIIGKKGQNLAKITQQMPKVHIEFTEGEDKIALEGPTKDVQMMHSQFEAIVADLISRMDYTEISVDPKFHRHLIGKAGANINRIKELHKVTVRIPPDHEKSTLIRIEGDPQGVQEAKKELLELASRMENERTKDLIIEQRFHRAIIGQKGEKIKEVRDKFPEVIINFPDPAQKSDIVQLRGPRTEVEKCSKFMQKIVAEMMENSFSVSVPIFKQFHRNIIGKGGSNIKKIREETNTKIDLPAENSNSEMIIITGKKANCEAARVRILAIQKELANITELEVSIPSKLHNSLIGSKGRFVRSIMEECGGVHIHFPSEGSGIDKVTIRGPVEEVEKAKQQLLALAEEKQTKNHTAELRAKPEYHKFLIGKGGGNIRKVRDSTGARIIFPTAEDKDQELITVIGTEEAVRDAQKELEDLIKGLDNVVEDMMSVDPKHHRYFVSRRGQVLRDLADEYGGVMVSFPRTGTQSDRVTLKGAKECVEAAKKRMQEIVEDLDAQVTIECTIAQKFHRSIMGPKGSRIQQITRDHNVHIKFPDREDPQAVEAIQENGDANCEVKEPVDPHAPKKCDVIVISGRKERCEAAAEALKALVPVTIEVEVPFELHRYIIGQKGSGIRKMMDEFEVNIQVPAPEQQSDKIAITGLANHLERAKEGLLERVKELQVEQEDRALRSFKLTITVDPKYHPKIIGRKGAIITNIRTEHDVNIQFPEKSDENQDQITITGYEHKAIAAGDAIQAIVEELEEMISEDITLDSRVHARIIGARGKGIRRIMDEFKVDLRFPQSGAADPNLVTVTGRPELVDEAIDHLLNLEEEYLADVVENEAKMAYMRPSGGSHAAADENRGPSKGFVVREAPWTTGNEKAPDMSSSEDFPSFGAPVAAAKASPWGPKRF